A window of Nostoc sp. TCL26-01 genomic DNA:
AACGTTAAAGTGAGTGATGACTTTGATGCTAACCCCACAGTCAGATTAGTATCAATCACCAGCAATGAACCTGATAACGGCTTAGGTGATGGCGATACGGCGGGTGATATTGAAATTCGCCCAGATGGACGGATTTTCCTGCGAGCAGAGCGTTCTGGCAATGGCAATGGACGTATTTATACCCTAACTTACAGTGCTACTGATAGTGCTGGTAATGTAACTTACTCTACCACACAGGTTACAGTCCCCAAAAATCAGGGTAAATCCTAACCGGTTAACAGCTAGCAGTTAGTTCTTAGCATGAAGGCTGTTGCTAATCGCCAACTGCTATAGCCCGAAATTTATTAAGTATGAATGCTGTTGCTTCTAGCACATTTTTCAGCCAAGATACAGAAGGCATCATACCAAAATTCTACACCTGTCTTCTGACGAATAATGGATTCTCAACTCCAAATAGGCGATCGCACAATCTTACCAACGGAATTACCATTACTACTAGCACAGCATAAAATCTTACCTATACTCCAGCGCGAAATCATCATTGAACGTGCAATTAGTAATATTTCCCTCACCCCTGAAGAGAAAGCCGCTACCATTGAGGCATTTTATCAACAAAATCAACTTACAACCCCCCAAGCTGTCGCCGCAGTACAACAACAATTCTGCATTAATCAAAACCAACTCCAAGCACTAGCGACAAAAGAACTCAAACTAGAGAAATTCAAAATTGCCACTTGGGGAAACAAACTCGAACAATACTTTCTCCAATGCAAACCTCAGCTTGATAAGGTTGTATATTGCCTTTTGCGTACTGACAATAGCGAAGTTGCACAAGAACTATTTTTTCGCATTCAAGATGGTGATGCTACCTTTGCTGAGTGCGCGAGTATTTATTCTCAAGGACTTGAAGCACAAACAGGTGGTTTAATTGGCCCAGTACCGATATCCCAAGCTCATCCTATCATTGCAGAAAAACTAGCGACAATTCCAGCCGGGCAAGTATTACCCCCAATAAAGTTAGAAAATTGGTATATTATTATACGACTTGAATCTTTGATTCCAGCACAGCTAGATGATGTGATGAAAACTACTCTCCTCAACCATTTATTTGAACAATGGTTAACCCAAGAAATCAAAAATACACCAATCTCCTTGGTTAGTAACGATCATTCTGCTGAACAAACTCAACTAAAACCTTATTTATCCTGAATTATACTCTTTATACCAAACATAATTTAAGTAAAAACACAGTAGCTTTTTTGATAAATAAAAGCCAAGCTTTGACGAGAGTAATTGCGTAAAAATACATATCCTCTTTTGCCAATTGATCATCTTTTTGAGATAGCAACAGTTGTTTGGCTATCCTGTTCCATTTTTGTAAGGCAATGACGATTGAACTCACAAGTCTCTACCACGAGTTTCTAGCTAAAACCCCACCATTCAACCGAATGGATCACCAAACTATCACCAATCTGATCTTAAAGCTAGAACCATTGCGCTACCGAATGGGACAAGCTATCCTGACTAGAGAAAACCTCCCCGCACGTATCGCAATCCTTTATGAAGGACAAGCACGGTTGCTGGGGTATCCTCTAGGTGGAATCGCACCGCAAACTTTAGAAAAACTTGCTCCTGGTGCAATCATTGGTCTCACAAGTACTATTAGAGGTGTACCATGTGAAACAGCGATCGCATCCACTCTCTCCGTTTGTCTTACCATCAAGGTATCTGATTTCTGTGAATTGCTGGAAAAACAACCCGAACTAG
This region includes:
- a CDS encoding peptidylprolyl isomerase translates to MDSQLQIGDRTILPTELPLLLAQHKILPILQREIIIERAISNISLTPEEKAATIEAFYQQNQLTTPQAVAAVQQQFCINQNQLQALATKELKLEKFKIATWGNKLEQYFLQCKPQLDKVVYCLLRTDNSEVAQELFFRIQDGDATFAECASIYSQGLEAQTGGLIGPVPISQAHPIIAEKLATIPAGQVLPPIKLENWYIIIRLESLIPAQLDDVMKTTLLNHLFEQWLTQEIKNTPISLVSNDHSAEQTQLKPYLS